A region of the Candidatus Nanosynbacter lyticus genome:
GAGCTTGGCGAATCGGTCGTTGGACGTGGCGGACTAACAATTAAAACTACGCTAGATTGGCGTATTCAGGAAAAACTAGAGACAGAAATGAAGTCCTTCTTTGCTACTGGGCGACCAGATTCTGTCAGAATTAGTAACGGTGCGGCAACCGTTGAAGATGTACAAACTGGACAAATCGTCGCATTAGTTGGTAGTCGCGACTTTAATCATGCCGGCTACGGGCAAGATAATGCAGCCACATCTTATATTCAGCCAGGTTCAACCATTAAGTCTCTCGTTTTTGCTCAGCTATTCGAGAAGCATGACAACAAACAGGGCTATGGCAGCGGCACAGTACTAAGCGACGACAACATCGACAGTCTTTACGGCGCAAAACTACGCAACTGGGACGGAAAATTTATGGGCGCTATAAACATCCGCAAAGCCCTCTCCTTCTCGCGAAATATTCCAGCGGTCAAGGCAGCTTACATTATCGGTAACGGCTCAGCCAAACCGGTCGTTGAAGGAATTCGCAAGATGGGAAATCATAATTACTGTCGCCAAGAGGAAAATGCAGGCGGCTACGGACTTGGTGCATCAATTGGTGCCTGCGGTACCAAACAAACAGAGCTGGTCAATGCTTACGGTACTCTGGCACGTATGGGCGTCCAGAAAAATAGTTCAAGCGTTATTGAAGTAAAAAATAGCCAAGGCGAGACATTGAAGAAATGGAAGGACGACGGCAAGCAAGTCCTCGACTCGCAGTCAGCTTATATCGTAAATGACATCTTGTCCGACAGGACCACCGGACTTCACGGCTGGATGGGCGTGAACGGCGTCCGAACTTCAGCCAAAACTGGTACGTCTGACAAAGGTTCTCAGCCAAAAGATTTATGGATTGTTAACTATAGTCCAGCTCTTGTCATGGGAATCTGGCTCGGTAACTCTGATACTAGCGTCATCGGCACATCATCATCAAACTTTGGCATGCCGGTGGTTAGAAATGTCATGTCATTTGCTCACACCCAAGTTTACGCTAAAGAAGGCAAGTGGAAATCTGGGCAATGGTACGAGCGTCCAAACGGCATCCAGAATGTTAATGGCGAACTTTACCCATCATGGTGGGACAAGAAACAAGGCCAATCTACAGAGAAAATCACATTCGACAAGGTCTCTAAGAAGAAAGCTACCAGCTGTACTCCAGATGGCGCTAAAGAAGAAATTGAGGTAACTAAGGTTATCGATCCGCTAACAAAGAAAGAGTCTCTCAGTGTGCCTTCAGGATATGATGCCAATGCAGAGGACGACGTCCACAAGTGTGACGATGCTAAGCCTCAAATTGGAGCAGTGTCTGTCACTGGCAGCGGCAAAAACTATACCATAAACGTTGACGTCTCAGCGGGAACTTGGGGGCTGGCCGCAATAGAAATTAGCGTTGACGGCAAGAGTGTTAAGAGCGCAGAAATCAGCTCCGGCGGTAAACAGTCTGCGACAGTAGAGATTGAGACAGCAGGAACGCACACCGTTTCTGTGACGGTTCGGGATTCAGCATACTACACCGCAACTTCAAGCAGCAGCTTCAAGTCAAAAGACAGCTAGACGCTTACTGCTTATTAACTAAATTAATCAGCTCAGCCTCGTGCTGGGCTGATGTTTTTGAACGACCATTTGTGCGCTTTTTAGGTACACTGGACTTTTGCTTTGCAGGTTTCTTTGGTTCGACAGTAAGCTTAGCAAACATCATTTTGCCAGCATCAGTCTGTAAGCTTCGGATAATCTCAATCTTCTTCGTCTGACCAATGTATCGCTTAGCGTTCTCAACCACCACCATCGTGCCATCCTTAAGATAGCCGACCGCCTGATGAGTATCTTGACCCTTTTGTGACAACTCCAAATCCAATTCATCACCAGGTAGGTAGCTCATCCTCAGACTCTTTGCCAGCTCATTGATATTAAGTACCTTAACTCCGTCAACTTGCGCCACCTTATTTAGGTTATAATCAAGCGTTAGCACTGCCGCATCCATTTCCTTGGCTAATTTCAGCAGTCGAGAATCAACACCCTCTGGTACACGCTCATTATCGTCATACAGCTCAAATGACGATTTCAGTATATCTTTAAGCTCTTTCACAACATCCATACCAAACCGCGCCCTTTCCCGTTTATCGTGGTCTGCGCCATCGGCCAATAATTGCAACTCAGACAACACACTCCTCGGAACAATCACCTTACCGAGCAAGAATCCTGTCTTTGCCAACTCAATTACTCGCCCGTCCATCAATACTGACGTATCCACCAACATTGAAGTCTCGCCGGCATGAGAATTGCGCCGCGGTTTTGCCAAAAAATAAATCTCAGCAGCTAGTCCAAGCAACATTATAATTATTATTAAACTGTAAAAATCTTTCATTTTTTCCTCTTTCTTACTGTAAATAGTCAATCAACGCCTGTCGCATATCACTGACGCCTTTTATAAATTTATCTTTATGAACTTTTGGAGCAATCGCGTAAGTGAAACCTAACTTCTTTGCTTCCTTGATTCGAGCCTGCCAATTGATCGCTGAGCGAACTTCGCCGCCCAAACCAATTTCGCCAAACACCACAGCCCCCTCATCTAAACTCCGACCAGCGCTAGCGCTAGCAATTGCCATGGCTACTGCCAAATCCGCCGCTGGATCGTTCAATTTTAATCCACCGACTACATTGACATAAATATCCTTATCTGCCAATTTCAATTTTGTACGCTTCTCCAAGACCGCCACCAGCAAATTCAGCCGATTCAAATCAAAGCCGCTTGCCGTGCGCTTAGGATATCCAAAATTTGTCGGATTCACCAGCGCTTGGATTTCAACTAACAGCGGCCTTGCACCCTCCATAGTCGCCAGCACAATTGAGCCATCCAAATTCCGCCGCTCCGCTAAAAGCTCTGCCGACGGATTCTTAACAATTCTTAGACCCTGATCGTCCATCTCGAAAATTGCAGCCTCGTTAGTCGAACCATAGCGATTTTTCTGCGCCCTAACAACTCGAAAACCACCATAACGATCCCCTTCAAAATTCAGCACAACATCCACCAGATGCTCTAATATCTTTGGCCCAGCAATCGAACCTTCCTTAGTAACATGCCCTACCAAAATCACTGCCGTACCCGAAGATTTGGCGGCACGAATGATGACATTGGAAGAGTTGGTAATTTGGCTAACCGAACCTGGCGCTGAAGAAATTTCACTCAAGGAAATAGTCTGCACCGAATCAACAATCACCAAATCATATCCGCCCTGCTGAATTGACGCAGCAATATCCTCGGCACTATTACTAGACGCTAGCTGTAACTTTTCCGAATCAGCCGCACCCAAACGTTCTGCTCGTAATTTGACCTGTGAAATCGACTCCTCGCCACTAACATATAAAACAGATTTTGAGCCAGCAATATACGCTGCAACCTGCGCTAGCAGAGTACTTTTTCCAATTCCCGGCTGACCCGCCACCAAAACCACGCCACCAGCCAAAAAGCCACCGCCTAAAACCACATCCAGGTCATCAATTCCCGTGCTTAATCTTTCTAGGCTAGATTCAGCCACGGCTTCACGAACGCTAGCAGTTTTTAAAGCTTTGCCGCGACCAGCCGATTTATCGACAGCAGACGAACCTCCTGAAGAAATAACCTGCTCAACCAACGAATTCCACTCCCCACAATTTTCACACTTACCTGCCCATTTTGAAAAACTAGCACCACACTGCTGACAGATAAATTGACTTCGAGATTTTGCCATTACTTCGCCCCCTCCACGCTATCCAAGCTCTTATTTAACTCGTCAATTTTCACACCCAATTCCCTAAGCCTAAGGACACCAGAATTATAAGAATTAATCTCAGAATTTAGGTTATTACGCCTACTATTCAACTCAGAAAGCTCCGCCTGTAAAGCACGGCGCTGCCTTGAAAAGTCATCTTGCGAGGAAAAATCACCGCTATTTGCTCGTCTGTTAAATCCAGCCACACGCCGATTATAATCAGCTATGTCGGCTGAATATTGCGACAAGTCTTGATCTATTTTTTGCTTACGCGACTGTAATGACTTACTTAGCTCCTGTGCCTCATTTTCTCGTGACTCAAACTTTTCTCGGTACTGAGAGTGCAGCCGCAAAACTTCCGACCGGTCAGTGAAATACCGACGATAATACTCCTCCAATTCCTCGCCCAAATTCGCAAACTCCGTCCCTAAAATTGAATGAAGCTCATTTGCGCGTGTGCCCGGCTGGGCTCGGTCATAATACTTCATCCTCTCAGCCAGCTTGTCGGTCTTTACGTTATCATAAGCGTGCTCAAGCAGCGTCGACAAGCGCTTCCTCTCAGAAGAGCTCAGCCTTTTCCATGCCGCGTGTAGCATCTCATGTGCCGCCGTCACCTCTTTTACGCCGTCTAATTCTGCATTAGTCACGTCATAGATGTAGATTTCACCAGCAGCCTGATTATAGCATCCTAAAATAGCGTTTCCCTGCTCTACACGCCGACAATCTTTGTTAAACTCACCAGCCGACTGTATCTGCGGTTTAGAAACATAAAACATTTTCTTGCCAAAATCTGACATCTTGACACGATTGGCGATTTCAGCAACCTGACTACTTGGCTGATATTGCCACAAGGTAATTTCATCGATAATTGACTGTCGATTCAGCACCAATAAAGCCATTCCAAACACAAACGTAATTGAAATAAAAAATCCAATTAACTTACGCATGCTTGACATCAATCATCACCTTATTTTTATCAATTTTAGCCTGCAGAATATCGCCAGGCTTTGCTTTATTTGACAACAGAACATCACTGAGCGGATCCGCCAGCTCCGACTGAATAGTACGCCTGAGAACTCGCACGCCGCGCTGCTCATCAAAACCCCGGTCAATCAGCCAACGCTTGGTGGATGGAGTAATATCAAGCGTCATTTCGTGCCGCTCAACTGCCTTGATTAGGTCAATTGTAAGATTGTCAAAAATCTTTCGCACCACCGACCTAGCCAGCGGCTTAAACGTAATCACCCCGTCAAACCTACCGATTAGTTCTGGCCTCAAGAAACTCTCCAACTCGCGTAAAGCTGCCCGTGAATTGCGATTATGCCGATCCGTATGGGAAGTTTTTTTCTGCCCAGACGAGGCAAAGCCCAACTCTGAATCCTGGACCATCTGCTCGGCGCCAACGTTACTGGTCAAAATGATAATCGCCTGTCGGAAACTAATCGTCCGACCATGAGAATCACTCAATTTGCCATCTTCTAAAATCTGCAATAGCAAGTTCAATACGTCAGGATGCGCCTTTTCAATCTCATCAAACAAAACCACGCTATATGGCTGACGCCGCACCTTGTCAGTCAATTTGCCGCCATCATCATAACCGACATAGCCAGCTGGCGCACCAATCAGCCGACTAGCTGTGTGCCGCTCTGAAAACTCACTCATGTCAATCTTAATCAAATTATCATCACCGCCAAAAACCTCCCGCGCCAATACTCGTGCCAGCTCAGTCTTTCCCACGCCAGTCGGCCCGAGGAAAATAAATGACCCTAACGGCCCACTTTGGCGACTCAGGCCAGCTTTATTGCGCCGAATTGCCCGGGCTAATTGCTCAATTGCTTCATCTTGACCAAGCACACTTCGACTCAAGCGCTTCTCTAATTGGATTAAATCCCTCATTTGAGTCAGCGATAATCTATCAATCGGAATATTCGTCATCGCTGAAACTGCACTTCGTAAATATTCCTCGGTTAACATAGGTTTGCTATCGACTTCGTTTCTCAGTTTATCAGACTGCAATTCCAGCTGTCGCATTTGCACCTTAAATTCCGCGGCTTGTTGATAATTTTCAGCCTCAACAGCAGCATCAATCCTACCAGCTAGTCGTTTGATTTGACGTGATAATTTATCCTTGCGAGACAATTTTCTTGGCGAATTTGATTTCAATAGACTAGACGCCTCGTCAATCACATCAATCGCTTTATCCGGCAAAAACCGCTCCGTCACATATCGTTGACTTAAATCGACAGCTTCAATAAGCATTTCGTCAGGAATCTGGACTTGATGATGTTTTGCAAGATTATCTCTCAAGCCTCGCATCATCTCCACCGCCTCTTCTGGAGATGGCTCTGCCACTGTTACTGCCTGGAAACGCCGACTCAAAGCAGCATCTTTCTCAACATGCTTGCGATATTCATCAAACGTCGTCGCGCCAATTAGCCGCACTTCGCCGCGCGCCAATGCTGGCTTTAATACGTTAGCTGCGTCCATCGAACCTTCCGCCGATCCAGCGCCCACCAGCAAGTGCAACTCGTCGATGAACAAAATGACTTCCTGATGCTTCTTAGCAACTGCCAAAACTTTTTGTAGTCGCTCCTCGAATTGACCGCGATATTTTGTCCCGGCAATCATCGCCGTCAAGTCCAGTTGAAAAAGCCGCTTGCCTTTCAAAAACTCCGGCACTTTATTATCGGCAATTTTTTGCGCCAAGCCTTCAACTACCGCAGTTTTACCGACACCCGGCTCGCCGATTAGCGCCGGATTATTCTTACTGCGGCGCCCCAGTATGGTAATCATCCGCTGAATCTCCGCCGCCCGGCCAATCACTGGATCTAAAAATCCCTCGCTGGCCCGCCGCGTCAAATCCACGCCAAATTTGTCCAGAATCTTCAAATCGGCAGATTTCTTAGTTGTTGTAGTCTGATCATTCTGCAGCGACTCAAATTGCTGTTTGTCAAACACATCTTCCAGATTTCCACGCAGCTGCTCAATATCGATATTCATATCACGCAGTAGCTTAGTTGCCCGCGCCTCACGCTGCAACAGCATACCATACACAATATGTTCCGTACCAATTCGTTCCTGCCCAAACTCAACCGCCAATTGCCATGACGTACGAATCAGCTCAGCCACTTCAGCACTTAAGCCCTTTTTTACGACCGTAACCACCAAAGGCTTAGCCGTCAGATTAAGTACCATTTCCGCCCTATCTAACGTCACGCCATTTTCCGCTAAAATCTTAGCTCCAAGCGACGAATTCTGTGCCAATACACCAAGCAAAATATGCTCCGTGCCGACATAATCGCGGCCTTCATTATGCGCCAGAAAACCCGCTCGCTCCAAACTGGCGCGAGCTGTTTCCGTTAAACGAGGTTCTAGCTCAGAAAAATCCTCTGACATATGCCCCTCCTTTCGTTTTTAATGGCCAATCGAGAGCGGCTTATTCCGCCACCTCCTCAACCACGCTCATTAAGCTATCCTCGATATTCTTGCGAGGTTTTGGCTCCGACTTAACAGCGGTTTTCGCTTCAATGTCAAGTTCATATCCTGTCAATCGACTTGCCAAGCGAACATTTTGTCCAGCTCGACCGATTGCGATTGATTGCTGGTCCTCGCTAACATAAACCGTTGCTCGCTTTTCTTCTTCATTTACAGTTACGCTGATTACCTCTGCTGGACTCATGGCATTAGCAATAAAGCCGGCCACATCTTCCTCAAATGGAATAATGTCAATCTTCTCTTGCTCGCCAATTTCATTCATCACAGCCTGAACACGAGCACCATGACCACCAACAAACGTACCAACTGGGTCAACACCTGGCAGCGCAGAAGCTACTGCCAACTTGGTGCGGCGACCAGCTTCGCGGGCAATTGCCTTAATCTCAACTGCACCAGTCTCCATCTCTGGCACTTCTTGATTGAACAGGAAGCGTACAAACTCTTCATTGCCACGGCTAAGGATTAACTGTGGGCCACGACCTTCGCGCTCAATATCCTTAATATAAACCTTAATGCGACGACCAACGCCATAATATTCGCCAGGTATTTGCTCACTCTGAGGCATAATACCGACGGCTTTACCCAACTCAATTCGTACCACACGTGGCTCGACTCGTTGAACCGTACCGATAACGACCGTACCAATTTTATCTTCAAACTCAGCCAGTACTACCTCACGCTCAGCTTCACGCAAACGCTGCAAAATAACCTGCTTAGCAGTCTGAGCCGCCACACGACCAAATGTCGTCACATTGTGAGTCTCTACCGTTACTTCACCATCAATCTCAGCCGCAGCATCCAGCTTCTTAGCGTCTTCCAGGCTAATTTGGTTGATATCATTCTCGACATCTTCGACCACAGTTTTAACCACCGAAACCACAGCTGCGCCACTATTGATATTTAAGTTAGCCCGCACCAACTGCTCGCGCGTACCGTTATCGCGACGCCAAGCTGCCGCAATCGCCTGCTCAATCACACTTAAGACTGTTTC
Encoded here:
- a CDS encoding transglycosylase domain-containing protein; amino-acid sequence: MKRKTTINTAGHGSSNKKSPSKRMNLYANLAQKHRTKKDKDARERAEYLATLPKHPVKRFFYRLHPKRLAKYWFSKRGGLMALKILGVGTLLVLLLIGGMFAYFRKDLDKIRPGELAKRVQTTVTKYYDRNDNLLWEDKGTGNYQLVVEADQISDYLKKATVAIEDRDFYKHHGISISGIMRAMLSTASRRQVQGGSTLTQQLVKQVFFADEAGDRSISGVPRKIKEIILAIEVERMYSKDQILSLYLNESPYGGRRNGAESASQTYFGKHAKDLTLAEAALIASIPQNPTYYNPYNTAGHKALIARQHTTLDYMAEQGVISKDEAEKAKKVDILSTIKPQTEQLENIKAPHFLLMVRNQLSKELGESVVGRGGLTIKTTLDWRIQEKLETEMKSFFATGRPDSVRISNGAATVEDVQTGQIVALVGSRDFNHAGYGQDNAATSYIQPGSTIKSLVFAQLFEKHDNKQGYGSGTVLSDDNIDSLYGAKLRNWDGKFMGAINIRKALSFSRNIPAVKAAYIIGNGSAKPVVEGIRKMGNHNYCRQEENAGGYGLGASIGACGTKQTELVNAYGTLARMGVQKNSSSVIEVKNSQGETLKKWKDDGKQVLDSQSAYIVNDILSDRTTGLHGWMGVNGVRTSAKTGTSDKGSQPKDLWIVNYSPALVMGIWLGNSDTSVIGTSSSNFGMPVVRNVMSFAHTQVYAKEGKWKSGQWYERPNGIQNVNGELYPSWWDKKQGQSTEKITFDKVSKKKATSCTPDGAKEEIEVTKVIDPLTKKESLSVPSGYDANAEDDVHKCDDAKPQIGAVSVTGSGKNYTINVDVSAGTWGLAAIEISVDGKSVKSAEISSGGKQSATVEIETAGTHTVSVTVRDSAYYTATSSSSFKSKDS
- a CDS encoding PIN/TRAM domain-containing protein, giving the protein MKDFYSLIIIIMLLGLAAEIYFLAKPRRNSHAGETSMLVDTSVLMDGRVIELAKTGFLLGKVIVPRSVLSELQLLADGADHDKRERARFGMDVVKELKDILKSSFELYDDNERVPEGVDSRLLKLAKEMDAAVLTLDYNLNKVAQVDGVKVLNINELAKSLRMSYLPGDELDLELSQKGQDTHQAVGYLKDGTMVVVENAKRYIGQTKKIEIIRSLQTDAGKMMFAKLTVEPKKPAKQKSSVPKKRTNGRSKTSAQHEAELINLVNKQ
- the radA gene encoding DNA repair protein RadA, producing MAKSRSQFICQQCGASFSKWAGKCENCGEWNSLVEQVISSGGSSAVDKSAGRGKALKTASVREAVAESSLERLSTGIDDLDVVLGGGFLAGGVVLVAGQPGIGKSTLLAQVAAYIAGSKSVLYVSGEESISQVKLRAERLGAADSEKLQLASSNSAEDIAASIQQGGYDLVIVDSVQTISLSEISSAPGSVSQITNSSNVIIRAAKSSGTAVILVGHVTKEGSIAGPKILEHLVDVVLNFEGDRYGGFRVVRAQKNRYGSTNEAAIFEMDDQGLRIVKNPSAELLAERRNLDGSIVLATMEGARPLLVEIQALVNPTNFGYPKRTASGFDLNRLNLLVAVLEKRTKLKLADKDIYVNVVGGLKLNDPAADLAVAMAIASASAGRSLDEGAVVFGEIGLGGEVRSAINWQARIKEAKKLGFTYAIAPKVHKDKFIKGVSDMRQALIDYLQ
- a CDS encoding ATP-dependent Clp protease ATP-binding subunit — protein: MSEDFSELEPRLTETARASLERAGFLAHNEGRDYVGTEHILLGVLAQNSSLGAKILAENGVTLDRAEMVLNLTAKPLVVTVVKKGLSAEVAELIRTSWQLAVEFGQERIGTEHIVYGMLLQREARATKLLRDMNIDIEQLRGNLEDVFDKQQFESLQNDQTTTTKKSADLKILDKFGVDLTRRASEGFLDPVIGRAAEIQRMITILGRRSKNNPALIGEPGVGKTAVVEGLAQKIADNKVPEFLKGKRLFQLDLTAMIAGTKYRGQFEERLQKVLAVAKKHQEVILFIDELHLLVGAGSAEGSMDAANVLKPALARGEVRLIGATTFDEYRKHVEKDAALSRRFQAVTVAEPSPEEAVEMMRGLRDNLAKHHQVQIPDEMLIEAVDLSQRYVTERFLPDKAIDVIDEASSLLKSNSPRKLSRKDKLSRQIKRLAGRIDAAVEAENYQQAAEFKVQMRQLELQSDKLRNEVDSKPMLTEEYLRSAVSAMTNIPIDRLSLTQMRDLIQLEKRLSRSVLGQDEAIEQLARAIRRNKAGLSRQSGPLGSFIFLGPTGVGKTELARVLAREVFGGDDNLIKIDMSEFSERHTASRLIGAPAGYVGYDDGGKLTDKVRRQPYSVVLFDEIEKAHPDVLNLLLQILEDGKLSDSHGRTISFRQAIIILTSNVGAEQMVQDSELGFASSGQKKTSHTDRHNRNSRAALRELESFLRPELIGRFDGVITFKPLARSVVRKIFDNLTIDLIKAVERHEMTLDITPSTKRWLIDRGFDEQRGVRVLRRTIQSELADPLSDVLLSNKAKPGDILQAKIDKNKVMIDVKHA
- the nusA gene encoding transcription termination factor NusA — its product is MEDLNIKQLTLAVRTIAEEKNLPEETVLSVIEQAIAAAWRRDNGTREQLVRANLNINSGAAVVSVVKTVVEDVENDINQISLEDAKKLDAAAEIDGEVTVETHNVTTFGRVAAQTAKQVILQRLREAEREVVLAEFEDKIGTVVIGTVQRVEPRVVRIELGKAVGIMPQSEQIPGEYYGVGRRIKVYIKDIEREGRGPQLILSRGNEEFVRFLFNQEVPEMETGAVEIKAIAREAGRRTKLAVASALPGVDPVGTFVGGHGARVQAVMNEIGEQEKIDIIPFEEDVAGFIANAMSPAEVISVTVNEEEKRATVYVSEDQQSIAIGRAGQNVRLASRLTGYELDIEAKTAVKSEPKPRKNIEDSLMSVVEEVAE